A window of Clostridioides sp. ES-S-0010-02 genomic DNA:
TTATTCATTTTATTGTCACCTTAAATTGATTTTAACACTGCCTCTAATACCATTTTTTTAGCATTATCAATACTATCTTTGATAGTGCATCCAGCAGCTCTTATGTGACCACCGCCACCAAATACCTTAGCTATTTCACTTACATCAACATAATTTTTTGACCTAAAACTCACTTTAATTTCATCTTGTTTTTTTTCTTTAAATAAAATTCCAACTTCAATATCCTTTATATCTCTAGTATATGTTGTTATACCATCAACATCATTGAAACTCATGTTATTCCTATTCATCATATCCTGAGTTAAAATTATACTAGATACCTTTGAATCAAATATCTCCAAAGATTTCAAAGCTTCACCTAATAATTTGTAATAATCAGAAGAATTACTTTGATATATATTTTGTATTATAGTATTTTTTTCTGCACCCAAAATAAGTAAATCCTTTGCCATTTCAAAACTACTTGCATGCACATTTGAATAGGAAAAATTTCCGGTATCAGTTACAAGACCTGTGTATAAACATGTTGCTATGTCTTTATTTATAATCTTAATGTCTTTTATTTCTTGAAATCTAACCAATAAATTATACACTAGTTCACAAGTAGAAGATGCATCAATATCTACATAGTTTAAGTCTCCATATGAATCATTACTCGCATGATGGTCAATACAGATTACTTTTGATGCATTATTTTTGATTTCATCACTTACACATATTCTCATCTTATCTCCACAGTCAAGTGCAATTAGAGAATACTTATTTATATCAAATTCATGAGACTTATAAATTTCTATACCTTCAACTAAAAACTTTAAATTCAATGGAGCTTCATCATCAAGTACATAATATACATTTTTCCCTAAATTTTTTAGTGTATAA
This region includes:
- a CDS encoding bifunctional oligoribonuclease/PAP phosphatase NrnA; its protein translation is MKIMMNNIDSIINYIYEGDYFIVTSHISPDGDNIGSTLSMYYTLKNLGKNVYYVLDDEAPLNLKFLVEGIEIYKSHEFDINKYSLIALDCGDKMRICVSDEIKNNASKVICIDHHASNDSYGDLNYVDIDASSTCELVYNLLVRFQEIKDIKIINKDIATCLYTGLVTDTGNFSYSNVHASSFEMAKDLLILGAEKNTIIQNIYQSNSSDYYKLLGEALKSLEIFDSKVSSIILTQDMMNRNNMSFNDVDGITTYTRDIKDIEVGILFKEKKQDEIKVSFRSKNYVDVSEIAKVFGGGGHIRAAGCTIKDSIDNAKKMVLEAVLKSI